In Zingiber officinale cultivar Zhangliang chromosome 6A, Zo_v1.1, whole genome shotgun sequence, a single genomic region encodes these proteins:
- the LOC121994011 gene encoding uncharacterized protein LOC121994011, producing MKPASGTVKGFYAFIAHGVEELEQGSNFTSLQFLQRCVALLRAAHLQLTSLVQKLRLPPGEKWLDEYMDESARIWQVCHVLKLGVAGIENYCAAGNDVVTALEQRQTNPQLLRQAMRAVSACRRAASGLEEENRVLMETRIEPLSLRFGETTPSESKLNGFNGFRGVLHAMSNVSSLLLVALLWGLVCWWQPGCRTTAPTGYTCVFEAEYMASIARLHQRVIAEIDGAGRRRGAQAQEFQRVKSTVEELREHLEMAGGGEEVQERVKELTAWLALLRSGTENIAGQLDDFLDEIVEARKKLWDICSLR from the exons ATGAAGCCTGCTTCGGGGACGGTGAAGGGATTCTACGCTTTCATCGCCCATGGTGTGGAGGAGCTCGAGCAGGGGAGCAACTTCACGTCGTTACAGTTCTTGCAGAGGTGCGTAGCCCTGCTCCGGGCCGCCCACCTTCAGCTCACAAGCTTGGTGCAGAAGCTCCGGCTGCCGCCTGGAGAGAAGTGGCTCGACGAGTACATGGATGAGAGCGCGCGCATCTGGCAGGTCTGCCATGTGCTCAAGCTCGGCGTCGCAGGGATCGAGAACTACTGCGCCGCCGGGAACGACGTGGTGACGGCTCTCGAACAACGCCAGACCAATCCTCAACTCCTCCGCCAG GCAATGCGAGCGGTGTCTGCTTGCCGGCGAGCGGCATCGGGGCTGGAGGAGGAGAACAGAGTGCTGATGGAAACCCGGATTGAGCCGCTTTCTCTCCGCTTCGGCGAGACGACGCCGTCGGAGTCGAAGCTCAACGGGTTCAACGGATTCCGCGGCGTGCTCCACGCGATGAGTAACGTGAGCTCCCTCCTCCTCGTGGCGCTTCTCTGGGGACTCGTCTGCTGGTGGCAGCCGGGCTGCAGAACGACAGCCCCCACAGGATACACGTGCGTCTTCGAGGCCGAATACATGGCCTCGATCGCCCGGCTGCATCAGAGAGTGATAGCGGAGATCGACGGCGCCGGCAGGAGGAGAGGGGCGCAGGCGCAGGAGTTCCAGCGAGTGAAGTCCACAGTCGAGGAGTTGAGGGAGCATCTGGAGATGGCCGGCGGTGGGGAAGAGGTTCAGGAGAGAGTAAAGGAGCTGACGGCGTGGCTTGCCCTGCTCCGGTCCGGCACCGAAAACATCGCTGGCCAGCTCGATGACTTCCTGGATGAAATCGTCGAGGCCAGGAAGAAACTGTGGG